In Sorghum bicolor cultivar BTx623 chromosome 8, Sorghum_bicolor_NCBIv3, whole genome shotgun sequence, one genomic interval encodes:
- the LOC8068811 gene encoding nucleoside diphosphate kinase 2, chloroplastic has product METMAALARTAPPLAGSTRRPSCALRPTASLSFAAASTTPRGRLGLALSTASAGSGRAARARAVPRRIVASSEVEQSYIMIKPDGVQRGLVGEIISRFEKKGFLLKGLKLFQCPKDLAQEHYKDLKDKPFFPKLIDYITSGPVVCMAWEGDGVVASARKLIGATNPLQAEPGTIRGDLAVQTGRNVVHGSDSPDNGKREIALWFKEGELCQWESVQTPWLIE; this is encoded by the exons ATGGAGACCATGGCCGCGCTCGCGAGGACGGCGCCGCCCCTTGCAGGGTCCACTCGCCGGCCCTCCTGCGCGCTGCGGCCGACGGCATCCCTCTCCTTCGCCGCCGCTTCCACGACGCCCCGTGGCCGGCTCGGGCTGGCGCTGAGCACGGCGTCGGCGGGGAGCGGGAGGGCGGCCAGGGCTCGCGCCGTCCCGCGCCGCATCGTCGCCTCCTCG GAGGTTGAGCAAAGCTACATTATGATCAAACCAGATGGTGTTCAGCGTGGTCTG GTTGGAGAGATTATTTCTCGCTTTGAGAAGAAAGGTTTTTTGTTGAAAGGCTTAAAACTTTTCCAGTGCCCCAAGGACTTGGCTCAG GAGCATTACAAGGATTTGAAGGATAAACCTTTCTTTCCTAAACTGATCGATTACATAACTTCTGGTCCTGTTGTCTGCATG GCCTGGGAGGGTGATGGTGTTGTCGCATCAGCTCGCAAATTAATAGGAGCTACTAATCCCCTTCAAGCTGAACCAGGGACCATAAGGGGTGATCTTGCGGTTCAAACTGGAAG GAATGTTGTCCACGGAAGTGATAGTCCTGATAACGGCAAGCGTGAAATTG CTCTGTGGTTCAAAGAAGGCGAGCTCTGCCAGTGGGAATCAGTTCAAACACCTTGGCTTATAGAGTAA